Proteins found in one Fusarium oxysporum Fo47 chromosome V, complete sequence genomic segment:
- a CDS encoding Glyoxalase/Bleomycin resistance protein/Dihydroxybiphenyl dioxygenase produces the protein MCEENLVQEALGQICWLEVPVRDVPRAKAFYMELFGWEFVPEPQKAVGDCVKSMHFFNKGKTLHGAFLEHDEEYHVINNNPDKPGALPVLPTLCVLDCEETLAKANAIGGKTAVPKTAIGGGMGYFARVIDTEGNMIGLWSQK, from the exons ATGTGTGAAGAAAACCTCGTCCAG GAAGCACTCGGCCAAATTTGCTGGCTCGAGGTTCCAGTGCGTGATGTTCCTCGGGCCAAAGCCTTCTACATGGAACTCTTTGGCTGGGAGTTTGTACCAGAGCCTCAGAAGGCCGTCGGCGACTGCGTCAAGAGTATgcacttcttcaacaagggTAAGACCCTCCACGGGGCATTTCTGGAACATGACGAGGAATATcatgtcatcaacaacaatccCGACAAACCAGGTGCTCTGCCCGTCCTGCCAACTCTATGCGTACTGGATTGCGAAGAGACCCTGGCCAAGGCAAATGCGATTGGTGGTAAGACTGCCGT TCCAAAGACGGCCATTGGAGGAGGGATGGGGTATTTTGCTCGGGTGATTGATACCGAAGGTAACATGATCGGTCTCT